A portion of the Juglans microcarpa x Juglans regia isolate MS1-56 chromosome 1D, Jm3101_v1.0, whole genome shotgun sequence genome contains these proteins:
- the LOC121267426 gene encoding protein FAR1-RELATED SEQUENCE 5-like, with protein sequence MIDHQSLQGFDLDESELDMQAETYEKDGMIEDGLPNNLNSCASEADMISEQSVEDLPFAKALEPYIGMEFNSRDEARDFYVVYGRRSGFIVRIHHNRRSRVNNQVIGQDFVCSKEGFRAKKYVHRKDRVLPPPPITREGCQAMIRLALRDGTKWIITKFVKEHNHKLLSPSKVPCRGSGKHLVSEDEKDKRIRELSLELYNEKQKCKRRCAAYEEQLKTILKDLEKHTEHISKTVADVVQSIKDIEDERSESDSG encoded by the exons ATGATAGATCATCAATCTCTTCAGGGATTTGACTTAGATGAAAGTGAGCTAGATATGCAAGCTGAAACTTATGAAAAAGATGGAATGATAGAAGATGGGCTTCCAAATAACTTAAACTCGTGTGCAAGTGAAGCTGACATGATATCGGAGCAGTCTGTTGAAGATTTACCTTTTGCCAAAGCTTTAGAACCATACATAGGCATGGAGTTCAACTCACGAGATGAGGCTAGGGATTTCTATGTTGTGTATGGTAGACGTAGTGGTTTCATTGTACGAATACACCATAACCGTCGCTCGCGAGTAAACAATCAAGTTATTGGTCAGGATTTTGTTTGTTCAAAAGAAGGCTTTCGTGCAAAAAAGTATGTTCACAGAAAAGACAGAGTTCTTCCCCCACCTCCTATCACCAGAGAGGGCTGCCAAGCAATGATAAGGCTTGCTTTAAGGGATGGAACAAAGTGGATTATCACCAAATTTGTGAAAGAGCACAATCATAAGCTACTGAGCCCCAGTAAAGTCCCATGCCGGGGATCTGGAAAGCACCTAGTCAGTGAG GACGAGAAAGATAAGAGAATTCGGGAACTATCCCTTGAGTTGTATAATGAGAAGCAAAAGTGTAAGCGAAGGTGTGCTGCATATGAAGAacaattaaaaacaattttgaAAGATTTGGAAAAACATACAGAACACATATCAAAAACAGTTGCTGATGTAGTTCAGAGCATAAAAGATATTGAAGATGAACGATCGGAGTCAGACAGTGGATAG